A single region of the Sulfolobales archaeon genome encodes:
- a CDS encoding DUF996 domain-containing protein, with translation MVYLPMSTPQPSQSIQGQPIQPSKLPQAKVYGGVGSILVLLAIVPYVGFILALIGLVFILIALKYISDEVGEPKIFRYALYSFIAGVVGAVILAFIVLSAIIGFFAIRPSSPITIIGPTTPPLPPQHGMQQGWIFQNGFIGFIIAILGALIAIWVSQIISAIFLKTSYDAIAKHLGVGLFSTVAILYVVGAVLTIILIGLLITFVALIIQIVAFFSIPETRPQKPQSQIPGASQ, from the coding sequence ATGGTGTATCTACCTATGTCAACACCACAGCCAAGCCAGAGTATTCAAGGCCAGCCCATACAACCTTCAAAGCTTCCTCAGGCTAAGGTATATGGTGGGGTTGGCTCGATCCTTGTTTTGCTAGCTATAGTTCCATATGTTGGCTTTATACTAGCACTCATAGGCCTTGTGTTTATATTAATAGCGCTTAAATATATATCGGATGAGGTTGGAGAGCCTAAGATCTTTAGATATGCTCTATACTCATTTATAGCAGGCGTTGTAGGGGCTGTGATACTAGCATTTATAGTGCTATCTGCGATTATAGGATTCTTCGCAATAAGGCCGTCGAGTCCGATCACGATTATAGGCCCTACCACGCCTCCGCTGCCTCCGCAACATGGAATGCAGCAGGGCTGGATCTTCCAGAATGGCTTTATAGGCTTTATTATAGCTATACTAGGGGCCCTCATAGCTATCTGGGTATCCCAAATAATATCGGCGATCTTTCTGAAGACAAGCTATGACGCTATTGCCAAGCATCTGGGTGTCGGGCTGTTCTCAACAGTAGCTATTCTATACGTAGTGGGGGCTGTTCTAACGATAATTCTAATCGGGCTTTTAATAACCTTTGTGGCTCTGATAATCCAGATTGTGGCGTTCTTCTCCATACCAGAGACCAGGCCCCAGAAGCCACAGAGCCAGATCCCCGGTGCTTCTCAATAG
- a CDS encoding radical SAM protein — MIRTNNIGRLIRISSPVPLVGHIAFGIIDRGTNLLQVRPYSACHLSCIFCSVDAGPNTRTRVSEYIVDVDYLLEWVGYVASHKISRKIHILIDGVGEPLLHPNIVDLVAGLRSMDRVGEIAAETHGAILSENLIRRLGDAGLTRLNISIDSLDPDKASTLAGANWYSVERVAEMALYTNSLGIDVMITPVWLPGVNDRDIEEIVLWAKKNIRNRYSPLLGIQKYVAHKRGRKPPGVREPGWDEFYTFLEDLERRTGVRLRISLEDFGIRPDKSLPKPMEVGDKVIAKIHSIGWLRGEYLGYSKGRAITIIHSGDLEEGDEILVRIIHDKDNIYLAKPTT; from the coding sequence ATGATAAGAACTAATAACATTGGCAGGCTTATAAGGATATCCAGCCCAGTACCCCTAGTAGGGCATATAGCATTCGGTATAATCGATAGGGGCACGAATCTACTGCAGGTTAGACCCTATAGCGCTTGTCATCTCTCATGCATATTCTGCTCAGTAGATGCCGGGCCAAATACGAGGACAAGGGTTTCTGAGTATATAGTTGATGTCGATTATCTATTAGAATGGGTTGGATATGTAGCATCTCATAAGATATCACGCAAGATCCATATATTGATAGATGGGGTTGGAGAGCCCCTTCTACACCCCAACATAGTAGATCTCGTTGCTGGTCTTAGGAGCATGGATAGGGTTGGGGAGATAGCTGCCGAGACACACGGAGCGATCCTCAGCGAGAACCTTATAAGAAGGCTCGGCGATGCAGGGCTCACAAGGCTTAATATCTCGATAGATAGTCTAGACCCTGACAAGGCCTCCACACTAGCTGGGGCGAATTGGTATAGCGTTGAAAGGGTAGCCGAGATGGCTCTCTATACAAACTCCCTCGGGATAGATGTTATGATAACCCCCGTATGGCTCCCAGGTGTTAATGATAGGGATATCGAGGAGATCGTGTTATGGGCTAAGAAGAATATTAGGAATAGATACTCACCCCTCCTAGGGATCCAGAAGTATGTTGCCCATAAAAGGGGTAGAAAACCCCCAGGGGTTAGAGAGCCTGGCTGGGATGAGTTCTACACATTCCTAGAGGATCTTGAGAGGAGGACCGGGGTTAGGCTAAGGATCTCTCTGGAGGACTTCGGTATAAGGCCTGATAAGAGCCTTCCAAAGCCTATGGAGGTTGGGGATAAAGTCATAGCTAAGATCCACTCGATCGGATGGCTTAGAGGCGAGTATCTAGGCTATTCAAAGGGAAGGGCTATAACTATAATACATAGCGGTGACCTAGAGGAGGGAGATGAGATCCTAGTAAGAATTATACATGACAAGGATAACATCTACCTAGCAAAGCCAACAACATAG
- a CDS encoding macro domain-containing protein, whose product ASAVRASLEKAEELGLRSIALPAISTGVYGYPYRRAAEIMASVLKNHSYRSLSKVIVCLYGEEAYRVFEEVFDSILGYKSS is encoded by the coding sequence GCATCAGCTGTAAGGGCTTCTCTTGAGAAGGCTGAGGAGCTGGGGCTGAGATCCATAGCCCTCCCAGCTATATCAACAGGTGTCTATGGATATCCATATAGAAGGGCTGCAGAGATTATGGCGAGTGTTCTTAAGAACCACAGCTATAGATCCCTATCCAAGGTGATTGTATGCCTCTACGGGGAAGAGGCCTACAGGGTCTTCGAGGAGGTATTCGACTCTATTCTAGGCTATAAAAGCTCCTAA
- a CDS encoding beta-ribofuranosylaminobenzene 5'-phosphate synthase, whose amino-acid sequence MARCTTRSVSRIHITLIDLLGDLGRVDGGAGITLEKPYHIVSAEAIEGLPRIEVSGDREGIAERCAREVLKTLCRSCGARVKVKESYDLHIGLGGVTQLCLATARSISLSLGHDIDPIELARITGRGGTSGIGVHAFRSGGFIVDGGHRYPSEKSYIAPSDYVKAPPPPLISRLEIPGDWGFILVIPKTPRRIYGDLERKIFMEASSTSREEIWRVSHIVLMGVIPSIAVGDIELLRRSISMIQDLGFKRIEWKYQSKEVWDVRRKLEELGIGFGLSSMGSTIYIPCKGEECIDIEENVKRVASGDITTIASKGRNRGAESFCE is encoded by the coding sequence ATGGCTAGGTGTACAACTAGAAGCGTTTCAAGAATACACATAACCCTCATAGACCTCCTCGGAGACCTAGGCAGGGTAGATGGTGGAGCCGGGATAACCCTTGAAAAGCCATACCACATAGTCTCTGCAGAAGCCATCGAAGGCCTCCCACGGATAGAGGTTAGCGGTGATAGAGAGGGTATTGCTGAGAGATGCGCCAGGGAGGTTCTAAAAACACTCTGCAGATCCTGTGGAGCCAGGGTTAAGGTGAAGGAGAGCTATGACCTCCATATAGGGCTTGGAGGTGTTACACAGCTATGCCTAGCCACAGCAAGATCTATATCCCTCTCCCTAGGACACGATATAGATCCTATAGAGTTAGCTAGGATAACAGGTAGAGGGGGTACATCTGGGATAGGGGTTCACGCATTCAGATCAGGTGGCTTCATAGTGGATGGCGGGCATAGATATCCATCTGAGAAGAGCTATATAGCCCCCTCAGACTATGTAAAAGCCCCTCCCCCACCGCTAATCTCGAGACTCGAGATCCCAGGTGACTGGGGTTTTATACTCGTTATACCTAAAACCCCTAGGAGGATCTATGGGGATCTTGAGAGAAAGATCTTTATGGAGGCCTCCTCCACATCGCGTGAGGAGATCTGGAGGGTCTCCCACATAGTTCTAATGGGTGTTATACCCTCAATCGCTGTTGGAGATATAGAGCTACTCAGAAGATCTATATCTATGATCCAGGATCTTGGGTTCAAGAGGATCGAGTGGAAATATCAAAGCAAGGAGGTCTGGGATGTGAGGAGAAAGCTAGAGGAACTAGGGATCGGATTCGGCCTAAGCAGCATGGGATCAACAATATATATCCCCTGCAAGGGAGAGGAATGCATAGATATAGAGGAGAATGTTAAAAGGGTTGCGAGTGGTGATATAACAACCATAGCCTCCAAGGGAAGGAATAGAGGTGCGGAGAGCTTCTGCGAGTAG